A segment of the candidate division WOR-3 bacterium genome:
GTGCTTCAGGAAACATGGTCCGACCTGCCTCAGTACGTTCCGATTCCTGAACCGGGCGAGCTGCCTGATTCAGTTCTCAAATGGCTTGTCCAGACGGATTGCGCACAGCTCGAGGCGCCTATTGTGACAGCAAGCGCCGCAACTGTTCTCGGAACAACCGACAACCTTATTGAGCTGGCTGATTCGATACATTCGTTCTGCTACAAAATACCGTGGCAGTTTCCGCACTCGCCCATGGCTTTCGACGCGGTCTACGCCCTGACCTGGGGAAATTCCTGCACGGGCCACGCGCACGCCGCAGCCGCGCTTTTCAGGGCTAACGGAATCCCGGCGAGAACCCTAATGAACTGTGTGATTTTAAATACCCTATACGACCACCATTGGGCGATAGATTTTTACGTACCTGATTACGGTTGGGTGAGAATGGATCCGAGTATAGCGACATACCCGCAATACCCTTACACGGAAGCAGTGACAATGGTTTGCAACCCCGAGGACGAATTTCCCGTGTGGATGCTTCCCGGATGCGAAGCTTCATGGCACACTTCGGACCCGGTCTTTGGAAGGGGTGAACCCGGGTGGGGCGGTGGCCACACCGCTCAGCTGGAGCACTATTTCGCGGTTCAGAACGACACGGCTCTGCTCGCGAGAGTTGTTTCAGGTCAGGTTTATGCCAAACAGGTTGAGATTTGCGGTCTTCCGCTCAGTCCGCCCGACAGTATAATCCGGGAGCAGGCCGTCCAGTGCACGTACGAAGCCAAACAGGCTTTTCTCGACAACAGAATAGACGAATTTCTAAAAAACATGCAGGATGCACTGAATCTTTTCAACAGCATCACCTTACAGGATGTGGACACTGTATTTGCTGAAGATTTTGAATCCGGTTCAGCGGGGTGGACCCACGGCGGAAATTTTGACGAGTGGGAGCTAGGTATACCTTCCGTCGGACCGGTCAACTCCCATTCAGGCAGTTACTGCTGGGGGACCGACCTTGACGGAGATTACGAGGACAATTCCGACAACTGGCTGCTTTCTCCTCTGATAGAATTGCCTTCGTTGTCGACGGTATATCTCGATTTCTGGATATGGAATTCCATAGAGGACGACAACCCCTATTACACAACGGACTACGCCTGGGTCGAAGTGTCGGCTGACGGATGTGTCACGTTCGAACCGGTTTGCTCAAAGACAGGCGGGATAAACGACGACCCTGAAATCCCGGATGTCGGAGGGTGGTCCAAAATTGTGCTCGACCTTCACAAATACGCGGGAGACAAAATATATGTGAGAT
Coding sequences within it:
- a CDS encoding choice-of-anchor J domain-containing protein, with amino-acid sequence MVFLLFIMSQINPWGNYPEKLIPASEKGYSMNLFLLRVEGNLGISTVSAGDEYIAYFHVPVCYEHQVPVYFEVDNPYMINYRFIELTPPNYMVAATMRPGAPTSINWKVWVLVLQETWSDLPQYVPIPEPGELPDSVLKWLVQTDCAQLEAPIVTASAATVLGTTDNLIELADSIHSFCYKIPWQFPHSPMAFDAVYALTWGNSCTGHAHAAAALFRANGIPARTLMNCVILNTLYDHHWAIDFYVPDYGWVRMDPSIATYPQYPYTEAVTMVCNPEDEFPVWMLPGCEASWHTSDPVFGRGEPGWGGGHTAQLEHYFAVQNDTALLARVVSGQVYAKQVEICGLPLSPPDSIIREQAVQCTYEAKQAFLDNRIDEFLKNMQDALNLFNSITLQDVDTVFAEDFESGSAGWTHGGNFDEWELGIPSVGPVNSHSGSYCWGTDLDGDYEDNSDNWLLSPLIELPSLSTVYLDFWIWNSIEDDNPYYTTDYAWVEVSADGCVTFEPVCSKTGGINDDPEIPDVGGWSKIVLDLHKYAGDKIYVRFRFRSDVSIHSTGTYIDDVSIYGRLKPSTGVEEFLPVILKPINFQISYNPHTVSLILSFNLNRDDFAECVLYNLSGQKINEIASGRFSSGENVLTVDLSGPVLDLSSGKYFVRLTTSSGDCFTQPFIICQ